In Mycoplasma suis str. Illinois, a single window of DNA contains:
- a CDS encoding 5'-3' exonuclease H3TH domain-containing protein: MNEFEGREVIIIDGSAIARKCFHAVTSDKKDQKIYENNDFSYKKFLNCLFSGIKKIMKTKRYFRKIIVFDRRGGDNFRKKIFPEYKANRKKVDESFYYWIEKSKSLLKRYLGLEIYVSENGYEGDDQIGTIAKKFSEKFCYVDIFTIDSDFLQLVDEFISVHLFKKSFIKISYNLENFSKLTDGLLPHQFPLFKALSGDSSDNYPGIPNIGKKTAINLIKQFGSEDNFLKNYQNIKDWRIKTSISENIEKLKIYLEIAKIKTNLFFPL, encoded by the coding sequence ATGAATGAATTTGAAGGAAGAGAAGTAATAATTATTGACGGAAGCGCTATAGCTAGAAAGTGTTTTCATGCTGTCACTTCCGACAAAAAAGATCAAAAAATTTATGAAAATAATGACTTCTCTTATAAAAAATTTTTGAATTGTTTATTTTCTGGAATTAAAAAAATTATGAAAACAAAAAGATATTTCAGAAAAATAATAGTTTTTGATAGAAGAGGAGGAGATAACTTTAGGAAAAAAATATTTCCAGAATATAAAGCTAATAGAAAAAAAGTAGATGAAAGTTTTTATTATTGAATCGAAAAATCTAAAAGTCTATTGAAAAGATATTTAGGTTTAGAAATATATGTTTCAGAGAATGGATATGAAGGTGATGATCAGATTGGAACTATTGCTAAAAAATTTTCTGAAAAATTTTGTTATGTCGATATTTTCACTATTGATTCAGATTTTTTACAACTTGTAGATGAATTCATTTCTGTTCATTTGTTTAAAAAATCCTTTATCAAAATTTCCTACAATTTAGAAAATTTTTCTAAACTAACTGATGGGCTTTTGCCCCATCAATTCCCATTATTTAAAGCTTTGTCTGGGGATTCTTCAGATAATTATCCCGGAATTCCAAATATTGGTAAAAAAACAGCCATTAATTTAATAAAACAATTCGGGAGTGAAGATAATTTTTTAAAAAATTATCAGAATATAAAAGATTGAAGAATAAAAACTTCTATTTCAGAAAACATAGAAAAATTAAAGATTTATCTTGAAATAGCAAAAATTAAAACCAACTTATTTTTTCCTCTTTAA
- a CDS encoding restriction endonuclease subunit S: MTQKWELVTLDKLGRISKGIQKHKPNHDKKLFCFGKVPLIGCKEVSDSRLTVLKSNRNYNFYGLLQSKLFPKNTVCVVETGSLVTDSALLKFEACLSSDLYGFIPFSKISTPTFIKYCLDAPKNKRKLKNLASLYITQPHLTLSKLFQVKFPKPPLEIQQKIGEILSRYDLILDNHERQIELLKNLKASLFKEWFIKLRFPDYEKYSSENGIPEGWRKIRFGDLTEIQIGKKPASHSELLDGLGKYPFFTCSTKTKNSYTFSYDFPSLLVSAGGAITVSFMMGNLKLAPTFLFRN, encoded by the coding sequence ATGACTCAAAAGTGAGAGTTAGTAACTTTGGATAAGTTGGGGAGAATTTCCAAAGGAATTCAAAAACATAAGCCAAATCACGACAAAAAATTGTTTTGTTTCGGAAAAGTTCCATTAATAGGATGCAAAGAAGTTAGTGACAGTAGATTGACAGTTTTGAAATCGAATAGAAACTACAACTTTTACGGTTTATTGCAAAGCAAATTGTTTCCAAAAAATACAGTTTGCGTGGTGGAAACAGGATCTTTAGTTACTGATTCAGCACTTCTAAAGTTTGAGGCTTGCTTATCTTCTGACTTATATGGATTCATACCTTTTTCAAAAATTTCTACTCCCACATTCATTAAATATTGTTTAGATGCCCCAAAAAATAAAAGAAAGTTAAAGAATTTGGCGAGCCTTTATATAACACAACCTCACCTAACACTATCTAAATTATTCCAAGTTAAGTTTCCTAAACCCCCCTTAGAAATTCAACAAAAAATAGGAGAAATTCTTTCCAGATATGACCTAATTCTGGATAACCACGAAAGACAAATTGAATTATTGAAGAATTTGAAGGCATCACTTTTTAAGGAATGGTTTATTAAGTTAAGGTTTCCCGATTATGAAAAATATTCTTCTGAAAATGGTATTCCCGAGGGTTGAAGAAAGATTAGGTTTGGAGATTTAACTGAGATTCAAATTGGAAAAAAACCAGCAAGTCATTCAGAATTACTTGATGGATTAGGGAAATATCCATTTTTTACTTGTTCCACAAAAACTAAAAATTCTTACACTTTTTCATATGACTTTCCGTCTCTTTTAGTTTCTGCGGGGGGGGCTATCACTGTAAGTTTTATGATGGGAAATTTGAAGCTAGCACCCACGTTCTTGTTTCGAAATTAA
- a CDS encoding restriction endonuclease subunit S domain-containing protein yields the protein MLFFSLQKKLIFWNSEITGTTLKHLKKGILQEHLVLLPDQKTLEKFNSICEDIQLKIEKLTKKIENSERIRDKLLDKLFSQKVKISY from the coding sequence TTGTTATTTTTCAGTTTGCAAAAGAAATTAATTTTCTGAAATTCAGAAATTACAGGAACAACTTTAAAACACCTTAAAAAAGGTATATTACAAGAACATTTAGTTCTTCTACCAGATCAAAAAACTCTAGAAAAATTTAATTCAATTTGTGAAGATATTCAATTAAAGATTGAAAAGTTAACTAAGAAAATTGAAAATTCCGAAAGAATAAGGGATAAGTTATTAGATAAATTGTTTAGTCAAAAAGTAAAGATTTCCTATTAA
- a CDS encoding restriction endonuclease subunit S domain-containing protein, with the protein MKFRKFSYLILEALNLVHLPKLQRFTFSVAIKNLSPQKLKEIEILIPDQKILEKFNNFWKNIHSKIEKLELKMQKYEEIKKKLLDSLFSQEIQVY; encoded by the coding sequence TTAAAATTTCGAAAATTTTCATATTTAATTCTTGAAGCTTTGAATTTAGTTCATCTCCCGAAGCTACAAAGATTCACTTTTTCTGTAGCCATTAAAAATCTTTCTCCCCAAAAACTCAAAGAAATAGAAATCCTAATCCCCGATCAAAAAATTCTTGAAAAGTTTAATAATTTTTGGAAAAACATTCATTCCAAGATTGAAAAATTAGAGCTAAAAATGCAAAAATATGAAGAAATTAAAAAGAAACTACTAGATTCTCTTTTCTCTCAAGAAATTCAAGTTTATTAG
- a CDS encoding restriction endonuclease subunit S: protein MPKKEGEWEWVILDKLGLLESGKPLSMKVGDSEILFRGGNVPLIDGQAISDSKSNRYFNQQGVNQNKLFPPHTVCFVRCGSVGDCSILKENACLTESIYAFSFFEGISDPKFIKYCFDFPKIKQKILHLSNTTTRNILSFQKLQLIKFPCPPPQEQKLIGDILSAYDELFENNKRQIEILNRVRTLIYKKWFGEFYRDNVPLPEGWRFEKLENLVTIKKGSKPASHAIKVEPGGGGIKYKLIPSLLVQLKLKNPKHFLMTIFQFWFFLEVFFMQKFTEENLKLQLIHFY from the coding sequence ATGCCTAAAAAAGAGGGGGAGTGAGAATGAGTTATTTTAGATAAATTGGGATTATTGGAAAGCGGAAAACCATTATCCATGAAAGTAGGAGATTCTGAAATTTTATTTAGAGGAGGAAATGTACCCTTAATAGATGGACAAGCAATTAGTGATTCTAAAAGTAATAGATATTTCAATCAACAAGGAGTTAATCAAAATAAATTGTTTCCTCCCCATACGGTTTGTTTTGTTAGATGCGGAAGTGTGGGCGATTGTTCTATCCTGAAAGAAAATGCCTGCTTAACGGAAAGCATTTATGCATTTTCTTTTTTTGAAGGAATTTCAGATCCAAAATTCATTAAATATTGCTTTGATTTCCCAAAAATAAAACAAAAAATTCTTCACCTCTCTAATACAACGACAAGGAATATATTGTCTTTTCAAAAATTACAACTTATTAAATTCCCTTGCCCCCCCCCGCAGGAGCAAAAGCTAATTGGAGATATTCTTTCAGCTTACGATGAACTTTTTGAAAACAACAAAAGACAAATTGAAATTCTTAATAGAGTTAGAACATTAATTTATAAGAAGTGATTCGGAGAATTTTATAGAGATAATGTCCCTCTTCCTGAGGGATGAAGATTTGAGAAACTTGAAAATTTAGTAACTATAAAAAAAGGTTCTAAGCCAGCTAGTCATGCCATAAAAGTTGAACCTGGCGGGGGGGGCATCAAATACAAACTTATCCCTTCTTTACTTGTTCAGTTGAAACTCAAAAATCCAAAACATTTTCTTATGACGATTTTTCAATTTTGGTTTTTTCTGGAGGTTTTTTTCATGCAAAAATTTACAGAGGAAAATTTGAAGCTTCAACTGATACATTTTTATTAA